From the genome of Triticum aestivum cultivar Chinese Spring chromosome 3B, IWGSC CS RefSeq v2.1, whole genome shotgun sequence, one region includes:
- the LOC123065871 gene encoding acidic endochitinase-like, producing the protein MAIPAKASSSFSMSCLLAAIFLFSSAPRSHGGSIAIYWGQNGNEGTLAETCSTGNYAFVNIAFLCSFGSAQETPQLNLAGHCDPYSNACTNLTADINLCQSKGVKVMLSIGGGAGGYTLNSEQDAADLAKYIWDSFLGGSSPKRPLGAAVLDGVDFDIEGGNPDYYGALAAHLKAYGGKGGSKEVYLSAAPQCPFPDQWVGKALQTGLFDYVWVQFYNNPPCQYVQGDTANLMDSWKQWTSGVHAKYIFLGLPAAPAAAGSGFIPAGSLESQVLPALKGSSKYGGVMLWSKFYDDQDGYSSAIKNAV; encoded by the coding sequence ATGGCCATTCCGGCTAAAGCCAGCAGCTCCTTCTCCATGTCCTGCCTCTTGGCCGCCATCTTCCTCTTCTCCTCGGCGCCACGGAGCCACGGCGGCAGCATCGCCATCTACTGGGGCCAGAACGGCAACGAGGGCACCCTGGCCGAGACCTGCAGCACCGGCAACTACGCCTTCGTCAACATCGCCTTCCTCTGCAGCTTCGGGTCGGCCCAGGAGACCCCGCAGCTCAACCTGGCGGGCCACTGCGACCCCTACTCCAACGCCTGCACCAACCTCACCGCCGACATCAACCTCTGCCAGTCCAAGGGCGTCAAGGTCATGCTCTCCATCGGCGGGGGCGCCGGCGGGTACACGCTCAACTCCGAGCAGGACGCGGCCGACCTGGCCAAGTACATCTGGGACAGCTTCCTCGGCGGGAGCTCACCCAAGCGGCCGCTCGGCGCCGCCGTACTCGACGGCGTCGACTTCGACATCGAGGGAGGGAACCCAGACTACTACGGCGCCCTGGCGGCGCACCTCAAGGCCTACGGCGGCAAGGGGGGCAGCAAGGAGGTGTACCTGTCGGCGGCGCCGCAGTGCCCGTTCCCGGACCAGTGGGTCGGCAAGGCGCTCCAGACCGGCCTCTTCGACTACGTGTGGGTGCAGTTCTACAACAACCCGCCGTGCCAGTACGTGCAGGGGGACACGGCCAACCTCATGGACTCGTGGAAGCAGTGGACGTCGGGGGTCCACGCCAAGTACATCTTCCTCGGGCtgccggcggcgccggcggccgcaGGGAGCGGGTTCATACCGGCGGGGAGCCTGGAGTCGCAGGTGCTCCCGGCGCTCAAGGGCTCCAGCAAGTACGGAGGGGTGATGCTGTGGTCCAAGTTCTACGACGACCAGGACGGCTACAGCTCCGCCATTAAGAACGCCGTCTGA